A genomic stretch from Desulfatitalea tepidiphila includes:
- a CDS encoding acyl-CoA dehydrogenase produces the protein MAQLIADKRDVDFVLYEQLGAEHFEKTAKFKGQNRKMFDLLLKEARNFAIKEILPLNEEGDRIGLKFENNQVQVPESFHRVYKLFREAEYISMSEDPEVGGQGLPVLVAQAALEYLLGADFAFSAFGFATHGAAKMIEIFGTEKQKQLYLRNMYSGRWAGTMVLTEAEAGSDVGALTTSAVKNDDGTYSITGNKIFITCGEHNVTENIIHPVLARIEGAPAGTRGISLFIVPKIWVNDDGTLGEPNDVVCTGIEEKLGLHASPTCQLAFGGKGKCRGVLLGEENKGMRVMFHMMNEARLGVGALGLCNASCAYLYALNYARERVQGRDLADMLQKEAPSVPIIRHPDVRRMLMGMKAYTEGLRSFVYYVAELFDKQACAATEEEKENYEDIISLLTPVIKAYCTDRGFECTVQAVQVYGGYGYTRDYPVERLMRDAKINSIYEGTNGIQAMDLLGRKLGMKKGAVFMALLGEIGSIINRAKETPGLTELAGKLETAVNRLAETAMQIGKTAMSADFKVAFSFASPFLDAMGDVIMGWMLLWRAAVAQPALDKLVGNTSEAERREFIEKNKNAAFYAGQIQSARYFIEAVLPVTLGRMDAIRAGSKAIVEIPEAGFGG, from the coding sequence ATGGCACAGCTTATCGCGGACAAACGGGATGTCGATTTTGTCCTTTACGAGCAACTCGGGGCGGAGCATTTCGAAAAGACAGCCAAATTCAAGGGTCAGAACCGCAAGATGTTCGACCTGCTGCTCAAGGAGGCGCGCAATTTCGCCATCAAAGAGATCCTGCCGCTCAACGAGGAGGGCGATCGGATCGGCCTGAAATTCGAGAACAACCAGGTCCAGGTGCCGGAAAGCTTTCACCGGGTCTACAAACTCTTCCGGGAAGCGGAGTACATCTCCATGTCCGAAGACCCGGAGGTCGGGGGCCAGGGACTGCCCGTGCTGGTCGCCCAGGCCGCCCTGGAATACCTGCTGGGGGCCGACTTCGCGTTCTCGGCCTTCGGTTTCGCCACCCATGGCGCGGCCAAGATGATCGAAATCTTCGGCACCGAAAAGCAGAAGCAGCTGTACCTGCGCAACATGTATTCGGGCCGCTGGGCCGGTACCATGGTGCTTACCGAGGCCGAGGCCGGTTCGGACGTGGGCGCCCTGACCACATCTGCGGTGAAAAACGATGACGGCACCTATTCCATTACCGGCAACAAGATCTTCATCACCTGCGGGGAGCACAACGTCACCGAAAACATCATCCATCCGGTGCTGGCCCGCATCGAAGGCGCGCCGGCCGGCACCCGGGGCATCTCCCTGTTCATCGTGCCCAAGATCTGGGTGAACGACGACGGGACCCTCGGCGAACCCAACGATGTGGTCTGCACCGGCATCGAAGAGAAGCTGGGCCTGCACGCCAGCCCGACCTGCCAACTGGCCTTCGGCGGCAAGGGCAAGTGCCGCGGCGTCCTGCTCGGCGAGGAGAACAAAGGCATGCGGGTCATGTTCCACATGATGAACGAGGCCCGCCTGGGCGTCGGCGCCCTGGGCCTGTGCAACGCCTCCTGCGCCTATCTATATGCCCTCAACTACGCCCGGGAGCGGGTCCAGGGACGCGACCTGGCCGATATGCTCCAGAAGGAGGCGCCGTCCGTGCCCATCATCCGCCATCCGGACGTGCGCCGCATGCTCATGGGCATGAAGGCCTACACCGAGGGGCTGCGCAGCTTTGTCTACTATGTGGCCGAGTTGTTCGACAAGCAGGCGTGTGCGGCCACCGAGGAAGAGAAGGAGAATTACGAGGATATCATCAGCCTGCTCACGCCGGTCATCAAGGCCTACTGCACGGACCGGGGCTTCGAGTGCACGGTGCAGGCGGTGCAGGTCTACGGCGGCTATGGCTATACCCGCGACTATCCGGTCGAGCGGCTGATGCGCGACGCCAAGATCAACTCCATCTACGAAGGCACCAACGGCATTCAGGCCATGGACCTGCTCGGCCGCAAACTGGGCATGAAAAAAGGCGCGGTCTTCATGGCCCTGTTGGGTGAAATCGGCAGCATCATCAACCGGGCCAAGGAGACGCCCGGCCTGACCGAACTGGCCGGCAAGCTGGAAACCGCCGTCAACCGGCTGGCCGAAACCGCCATGCAGATCGGCAAGACCGCCATGTCCGCCGATTTCAAGGTGGCCTTCTCTTTTGCTTCGCCGTTTCTCGATGCCATGGGCGATGTGATCATGGGCTGGATGCTGCTCTGGCGCGCCGCCGTGGCCCAGCCGGCCCTCGACAAGCTGGTCGGCAACACTTCTGAAGCGGAGCGCAGGGAATTCATCGAGAAGAACAAGAACGCCGCCTTCTACGCCGGCCAGATCCAATCGGCCCGCTACTTCATCGAGGCCGTGCTGCCGGTCACCCTCGGCCGCATGGACGCCATCCGCGCCGGCAGCAAGGCGATCGTGGAGATCCCGGAGGCGGGCTTCGGCGGGTAG
- a CDS encoding CaiB/BaiF CoA transferase family protein, which translates to MTETNTTNAQGALSGITVLDLSRLLPGPYCSMILADHGARVIAIEDKKQYAADGLFLPTVQRNKAHMSLDLKSDAGREIFFRMVRETDVMIEGFRPGVVRRLGVDYDSVRAVKPDIVYCSITGYGQSGPARDRVGHDVNYLGDAGVLDLIGRPGEPPVIPGVQMADIAGGGLNAAIGILLALFARQRSGQGQYIDISMADGMLAFLPVAQYWQALTGQAPLRGDNMLSHRYACYNTYETADGRYMAVGALENRFWRGLCAALDLTQYADLQYDERRREEIIAAFRVKFSQKSMAAWDDALGRLELCVSGVRTMDEALASPLFRQREMVVAVPRPDGTTETTLGVPVKLSVTPGSIRSPAVSFGESTRRVLAEFGYTQDQIETFTRQGVI; encoded by the coding sequence ATGACGGAAACGAACACCACAAACGCTCAGGGCGCCCTGTCCGGAATCACGGTCCTGGACCTCTCCCGGCTGCTGCCCGGCCCCTACTGCTCCATGATCCTGGCCGATCACGGCGCCCGGGTGATCGCCATCGAGGATAAGAAGCAATATGCGGCCGACGGGCTTTTTCTGCCCACGGTGCAGCGCAACAAGGCGCACATGAGCCTGGACCTGAAGAGCGATGCCGGCCGGGAGATTTTTTTTCGCATGGTTCGAGAGACGGACGTGATGATCGAAGGCTTCCGTCCCGGTGTCGTGCGGCGCCTGGGCGTGGATTACGACAGCGTGCGCGCGGTCAAGCCCGACATCGTCTACTGTTCGATCACCGGATACGGCCAGAGCGGTCCGGCCCGTGACCGGGTGGGCCACGACGTCAACTACCTCGGCGACGCGGGCGTGCTGGATCTCATCGGCCGTCCCGGCGAGCCGCCCGTGATCCCCGGCGTCCAGATGGCCGACATCGCCGGCGGCGGCCTCAACGCGGCCATCGGCATTCTGCTGGCTCTATTTGCCCGCCAACGCTCCGGCCAGGGCCAGTACATCGACATCTCCATGGCCGACGGCATGCTCGCCTTCCTGCCCGTGGCCCAGTACTGGCAGGCCCTGACCGGCCAGGCGCCGTTGCGGGGCGACAACATGCTGTCCCATCGCTATGCCTGCTACAACACATACGAAACCGCGGACGGGCGATACATGGCCGTGGGCGCCCTGGAAAACCGCTTCTGGCGCGGGCTGTGCGCGGCCCTGGATCTAACGCAGTACGCCGACCTGCAGTACGACGAGCGGCGGCGGGAAGAGATCATCGCGGCCTTCCGGGTCAAATTTTCGCAAAAGTCCATGGCCGCCTGGGACGACGCATTGGGGCGGCTGGAGTTGTGCGTGAGCGGGGTGCGCACCATGGACGAGGCCCTGGCATCGCCCCTGTTTCGGCAACGGGAGATGGTGGTGGCGGTGCCCCGGCCCGACGGCACGACCGAAACCACCCTGGGCGTGCCGGTCAAGCTCAGCGTCACGCCGGGATCGATCCGCAGCCCGGCCGTCTCGTTCGGAGAGAGCACCCGCCGGGTGCTCGCGGAATTCGGCTACACCCAGGACCAGATCGAAACCTTCACCCGGCAGGGGGTCATCTGA
- a CDS encoding acyl-CoA dehydrogenase family protein, which yields MDILKFTDAHHDFRRRLRAFCETEIIPCVDQWEADHDVPREMWRKMGRAGFLCPGVSPEYGGLGGDFIYSLIVTEEMSRTAQTGLAAPLHSDVVVPYIESFGSEALKRKYLPGCVSGDIVTAVAMSEPAAGSDLAAMETTGVERDGWVAINGAKTFISNGIHCDLVIVAAVDPAIENRHQAVSLYVVEDGIPGFKRGNRLEKMGWHSQDTAELFFTDCRIPVENRLGQAGSGFFLLMDKLQQERLTCAMGAVAAAERIVEYTIDHCKRTLEDGKPLARSQAAQFALVEMSTEARIGRTFLDKLIADHMEKKNIVVEVSMAKYWTTDMAHRLAARSLELIGEDAALEACPMVRAFRDTRVMSIFAGTNEIMKGIAAKFMGL from the coding sequence ATGGACATTCTAAAATTCACCGACGCCCACCACGATTTTCGCCGCCGGCTGCGCGCCTTCTGCGAAACCGAGATCATCCCCTGCGTGGACCAGTGGGAGGCCGATCACGACGTGCCCAGGGAGATGTGGCGTAAAATGGGGCGCGCCGGCTTCCTCTGCCCGGGCGTATCCCCGGAATATGGCGGGTTGGGCGGCGACTTCATCTACTCGCTCATCGTGACCGAGGAGATGTCGCGTACGGCCCAGACAGGCCTGGCCGCGCCCCTGCACAGCGACGTGGTGGTGCCCTACATCGAGTCGTTCGGATCCGAGGCGCTCAAGCGCAAGTATTTGCCCGGCTGCGTGTCCGGCGACATCGTCACGGCCGTGGCCATGAGCGAACCGGCCGCAGGCAGCGATCTGGCGGCCATGGAGACCACGGGCGTCGAGCGGGACGGCTGGGTGGCGATCAACGGCGCCAAGACCTTCATCTCCAACGGCATCCACTGCGACCTGGTGATCGTGGCCGCCGTGGACCCGGCCATCGAGAACCGGCACCAGGCCGTCTCGCTCTACGTGGTCGAGGACGGCATACCCGGCTTCAAACGCGGCAACCGCCTGGAGAAGATGGGCTGGCACAGCCAGGACACGGCCGAGCTCTTCTTCACCGACTGCCGCATCCCCGTGGAAAACCGTCTCGGCCAGGCCGGCAGCGGGTTTTTCCTGCTCATGGACAAGCTCCAGCAGGAGCGTCTGACCTGTGCCATGGGTGCGGTGGCGGCCGCCGAACGCATCGTCGAATACACCATCGACCACTGCAAACGAACCCTGGAGGACGGCAAACCCCTGGCGCGCTCCCAGGCCGCGCAGTTCGCCCTGGTGGAGATGAGCACCGAGGCGCGCATCGGGCGTACGTTCCTGGACAAGCTGATCGCCGACCACATGGAAAAAAAGAACATCGTGGTCGAGGTCTCCATGGCCAAGTACTGGACCACGGACATGGCCCATCGCCTGGCCGCCCGCTCCCTGGAGCTGATCGGCGAAGATGCGGCGCTGGAAGCCTGCCCCATGGTGCGCGCCTTCCGAGACACCCGGGTGATGTCGATCTTTGCCGGCACCAACGAAATCATGAAGGGCATCGCCGCCAAATTCATGGGGCTATGA
- a CDS encoding acyl-CoA dehydrogenase family protein, giving the protein MTDLDRSQQEILKAARDFAKGEFDRDQALELERDGIFPAKIWAKAGELGFIGLHLPETYGGGGLGFFEAALVTEAFCRQESTTGCALLLAGFGAECLWRSGGEALKARYLPAVAQARLRTAAAFSEPGVGSGFSSLQTTARREGDAWIINGLKAHVLNAAHADLFIVLCRTDDDQRSMIAVERNSAGLTLEDQGRRLGANMTGSAQVRFSDVRAPVDHIVGRSGQGAALLTHFNDDAAVLLSAAATGIAAGALDRAQAYVKERAAFGRKIGAFEIIRHNIADMAAQVESARAIVRQAARRHDAGKSGTLAAVAKLVADRAAVAVADQAVQLYGGYGYMRESEVERFYRDAKALQLMLGGPGAMKNKIAEATIGRKTGKEESKKV; this is encoded by the coding sequence ATGACCGACCTCGATCGCTCCCAGCAGGAGATCCTGAAGGCGGCCCGTGATTTCGCCAAGGGCGAGTTCGACCGCGACCAGGCCCTGGAACTTGAGCGCGACGGCATTTTTCCCGCAAAGATATGGGCCAAGGCCGGCGAGCTGGGCTTTATAGGGCTGCATCTGCCGGAAACGTATGGCGGCGGCGGGCTTGGATTTTTCGAGGCGGCCCTCGTGACCGAGGCCTTCTGCCGCCAGGAGTCTACCACGGGCTGTGCGTTGCTGCTGGCCGGTTTCGGTGCCGAATGCCTGTGGCGCTCGGGCGGCGAGGCGCTCAAGGCCAGATATCTGCCGGCCGTGGCCCAGGCCCGCCTGCGCACCGCCGCCGCTTTCAGCGAGCCGGGCGTCGGCTCCGGCTTCTCTTCCCTGCAGACAACGGCCCGCAGGGAAGGTGACGCCTGGATCATAAACGGCCTCAAGGCCCACGTGCTCAATGCCGCCCATGCCGACCTGTTCATCGTCCTGTGCCGCACCGACGACGACCAGCGCAGCATGATCGCGGTGGAGCGCAACAGCGCCGGCCTCACGCTCGAGGACCAGGGGCGCCGCTTGGGCGCCAACATGACCGGCAGCGCCCAGGTGCGCTTCTCCGACGTGCGCGCGCCGGTCGACCATATCGTGGGGCGGAGCGGCCAAGGCGCGGCCCTCCTGACCCACTTCAACGACGACGCGGCCGTGCTGCTCTCCGCCGCGGCCACTGGCATCGCCGCTGGCGCCCTGGATCGCGCCCAGGCCTACGTCAAGGAGCGTGCGGCCTTCGGGCGCAAGATCGGCGCCTTCGAGATCATCCGTCACAACATCGCCGACATGGCGGCCCAGGTGGAGAGCGCCCGGGCCATCGTCCGGCAGGCCGCCCGGCGACACGACGCGGGCAAATCCGGCACCCTGGCCGCAGTGGCCAAGCTCGTCGCGGACCGCGCCGCGGTGGCGGTGGCCGACCAAGCCGTCCAGCTCTACGGCGGCTACGGGTACATGCGGGAGTCCGAGGTCGAGCGCTTCTACCGGGATGCCAAAGCCCTGCAGCTGATGTTGGGGGGGCCGGGGGCGATGAAGAACAAAATCGCGGAAGCGACGATTGGGCGAAAGACAGGAAAAGAAGAAAGCAAAAAAGTATGA
- a CDS encoding acetyl-CoA acetyltransferase, producing MATGIKDKVAIIGMGCTRFGERWDVGAEELMVEAFEEALADAGIEKRQIEAAWLGTCLEEINVGKTGMPLSTTLRLPMIPVTRVENYCATGTEAFRGACYAVASGAYDIALALGVEKLKDTGYGGLPNPGSGAGTLQWQWWPNLTAPGSFAQLASAYRAKYRVGDQDLKRAIGHVSVKSHANGALNPKAHLRKRVSLEQVLNAPIIAHPLGLFDCCGVSDGAACAIVTTPEIARQMGKRDAVRVKALQVALSSGEEMAFNNWDGDHFVTTSHCSTRAYQEAGIDDPKTQISMMEVHDCFSVTELVTMEDLHISERGQAWRDVLDGFYDIDGKVPCQVDGGLKCFGHPIGASGLRMLYEMYLQLHGRAGERQLPDPRYGLTHNLGGFPFQNICSIAIIGK from the coding sequence ATGGCAACCGGCATCAAAGATAAAGTGGCCATCATCGGCATGGGCTGTACACGTTTCGGCGAGCGCTGGGACGTTGGCGCCGAGGAGCTGATGGTCGAGGCCTTCGAAGAGGCGCTGGCCGACGCCGGCATCGAAAAACGGCAGATCGAGGCCGCCTGGTTGGGCACCTGCCTGGAAGAGATCAACGTGGGCAAGACCGGCATGCCCCTGTCCACCACCCTGAGGCTGCCCATGATTCCGGTGACCCGCGTGGAGAACTACTGCGCCACGGGCACCGAGGCGTTCCGCGGAGCCTGCTACGCCGTGGCCTCGGGGGCCTACGACATCGCCCTGGCCCTGGGGGTGGAAAAGCTCAAGGACACCGGTTACGGCGGACTGCCCAACCCCGGTTCCGGGGCCGGCACCCTGCAGTGGCAGTGGTGGCCCAACCTCACGGCCCCGGGATCCTTCGCCCAACTGGCCAGCGCCTACCGGGCCAAGTACCGCGTGGGTGACCAGGACCTGAAGCGCGCCATCGGGCACGTCTCGGTCAAGAGCCATGCCAACGGCGCCCTCAACCCCAAGGCCCACCTGCGCAAGCGTGTCAGCCTCGAACAGGTGCTCAACGCCCCGATCATCGCCCATCCCCTGGGCCTGTTCGACTGCTGCGGCGTGAGCGACGGCGCGGCCTGCGCCATCGTCACCACGCCGGAGATCGCCCGGCAGATGGGCAAGCGGGACGCGGTGCGCGTCAAGGCCCTTCAGGTGGCTTTGAGCAGCGGCGAGGAGATGGCCTTCAACAACTGGGACGGCGACCACTTCGTCACCACCTCGCACTGCAGCACCAGGGCGTACCAGGAGGCCGGCATCGACGATCCCAAGACCCAGATCAGCATGATGGAGGTGCACGACTGCTTCTCCGTCACCGAACTGGTCACCATGGAGGATTTGCACATCTCCGAACGCGGCCAGGCCTGGCGCGACGTGCTTGACGGCTTCTACGACATCGACGGCAAGGTGCCCTGCCAGGTGGACGGCGGGCTCAAGTGCTTCGGCCACCCCATCGGCGCATCGGGCCTGCGCATGCTCTACGAGATGTACCTTCAGCTCCACGGCCGGGCCGGCGAGCGCCAGCTCCCTGACCCGCGCTATGGTTTGACCCACAACCTGGGCGGTTTCCCATTCCAGAACATCTGCAGTATCGCCATCATCGGCAAATAG
- a CDS encoding SDR family NAD(P)-dependent oxidoreductase: protein MIGITSYGAYIPKLRLERTAIFQAMGWFAPALMMVADGERAMCNWDEDSVTMAVAAARDCLTGLDKRQVQGLFLASTTLPFDDRQNAGIVATALNLPDAILASDFTASLKAGTTALLTALETAQGGARNPILVAAADRRETRPASFYEMWCGDGAAALMVGDRDVIAEFKGSYTVSYDFVEHYRAAGRHFDYTWEERWARDEGYGKIIPEAVGGLLQKLGLTMADVDHLVFPCVFQAEHRNIAKKLGAAPEKVADNMHAVCGETGTAHSLLMLVRTLETARPGERIVVAGFGQGCNALCFEVTDAIADLPPRIAVSGHLARKKTTGNYTRWLKFRNLIQPEMGIRAEAPTQTAMTALWRKRKMLLGLVGGICRQCGTPQFPRMDICVNPECGAHHTQDDYEFADRPARIKTFTGDLLAVSVDPPHKYGMVQFDDGGRLMADFTDCDFEELQVGLPVQMVFRKRTEDEQRGFVNYFWKATPAPGAAEEMKRISLAGRVAVVTGAGAGLGRAYALELARRGAKVVVNDLGGARDGSGAGSSTPADQVVEAIRTAGGEAVANYDNVATPEGGERIVRAALEAFGRLDILINNAGILRDKSLIKMEPENWRAVLDVHLHGAYHVTRPAMAAMRDGGFGRILLTTSAAGLYGNFGQTNYAAAKMALVGLMNSLKLEGQKYNIKVNTIAPLAASRLTEDVMPPELFERAQPEYVVPMALYLCSEACDCSGAIFNAGMGYFSRAAVMTGPPVQLGGDDTVPTVEDIADHWERINDLRGAKELVDLNAATVDLMTPVQKPSPAAAGSEAKPAAAAGGVDVQAIFDGLAGTFKAEAAKGVDVVFQFLISGSGGGEWSCTIRDQTCSVARGRHDKPTCTLKMAAGDFGAMIGGRLPPMQAFTSGKLKIEGDVMKSQLIEKLFKIG, encoded by the coding sequence ATGATCGGTATCACCTCCTACGGCGCCTATATTCCCAAACTGCGGCTCGAGCGCACGGCCATCTTCCAGGCCATGGGCTGGTTCGCCCCGGCCCTCATGATGGTGGCCGACGGCGAACGCGCCATGTGCAACTGGGACGAGGACTCGGTCACCATGGCCGTGGCCGCGGCCCGGGACTGTCTCACCGGCCTGGACAAGCGGCAGGTGCAGGGGCTTTTCCTGGCTTCCACCACTCTGCCGTTCGACGACCGCCAGAACGCAGGAATCGTGGCCACGGCCCTGAACCTGCCCGACGCCATACTGGCCTCGGATTTTACTGCCTCGTTGAAGGCCGGCACCACGGCCCTCCTCACGGCCCTGGAGACGGCACAGGGCGGGGCGCGCAACCCCATCCTGGTGGCCGCCGCCGACCGGCGCGAGACGCGGCCGGCCTCCTTTTACGAGATGTGGTGCGGCGACGGCGCCGCGGCCCTCATGGTGGGCGATCGCGATGTCATCGCCGAATTCAAGGGCAGCTATACGGTTTCCTATGACTTCGTGGAACATTACCGCGCGGCCGGCCGGCACTTCGACTACACCTGGGAGGAGCGTTGGGCCCGGGACGAAGGCTACGGCAAGATCATTCCCGAGGCGGTCGGCGGCCTGCTCCAAAAGCTGGGGCTCACCATGGCAGACGTGGACCACCTGGTCTTTCCCTGCGTCTTCCAGGCCGAGCATCGCAACATCGCCAAAAAGCTCGGCGCCGCGCCCGAGAAGGTGGCCGACAACATGCACGCCGTGTGCGGCGAGACCGGCACGGCCCACAGCCTGCTCATGCTGGTGCGCACCCTGGAGACGGCGCGCCCGGGCGAGCGCATCGTGGTGGCCGGCTTCGGCCAGGGGTGCAACGCCCTCTGCTTCGAGGTGACCGACGCCATCGCCGACCTGCCGCCGCGCATCGCGGTGAGCGGCCACCTGGCCCGCAAGAAGACGACCGGCAACTATACCCGGTGGCTCAAGTTCCGGAACCTGATTCAACCCGAAATGGGCATTCGCGCCGAGGCTCCCACCCAGACCGCCATGACCGCCCTGTGGCGCAAGCGCAAGATGCTCCTCGGCCTGGTGGGCGGCATCTGCCGCCAGTGCGGCACGCCCCAGTTCCCCCGGATGGACATCTGCGTGAATCCCGAGTGCGGGGCTCACCACACGCAGGACGACTATGAGTTCGCCGACCGGCCGGCGCGCATCAAGACCTTTACCGGCGACCTGCTGGCCGTCTCCGTGGATCCGCCCCACAAGTACGGCATGGTGCAGTTCGACGACGGCGGCCGCCTGATGGCCGACTTCACCGACTGCGACTTCGAGGAGCTGCAGGTGGGCCTGCCCGTGCAGATGGTTTTCCGCAAGCGCACCGAGGACGAGCAGCGCGGCTTCGTCAACTACTTCTGGAAGGCGACCCCGGCGCCGGGCGCGGCCGAAGAGATGAAGCGCATCTCGTTAGCCGGCCGGGTGGCCGTCGTCACCGGCGCGGGCGCGGGCCTGGGGCGCGCCTATGCATTGGAACTGGCCCGGCGGGGCGCCAAGGTGGTGGTCAACGACCTGGGCGGGGCCCGGGACGGATCGGGAGCAGGCAGCAGCACGCCGGCCGACCAGGTCGTCGAAGCGATCCGTACCGCCGGCGGCGAGGCGGTGGCCAACTATGACAACGTGGCCACGCCCGAAGGCGGAGAGCGGATCGTGCGCGCCGCCTTGGAGGCCTTCGGCCGTCTGGATATCCTGATCAACAACGCCGGCATCCTGCGCGACAAGAGCCTGATCAAGATGGAACCCGAAAACTGGCGTGCCGTGCTGGACGTGCACCTGCACGGCGCTTACCACGTCACCCGGCCGGCCATGGCCGCCATGCGCGACGGCGGCTTCGGCCGCATCCTGCTGACCACCTCGGCCGCGGGACTCTACGGCAACTTCGGCCAGACCAACTACGCTGCCGCCAAGATGGCCCTAGTGGGCCTGATGAACAGCCTCAAACTCGAAGGACAGAAGTACAACATCAAAGTCAACACCATCGCGCCCCTGGCCGCATCGCGATTGACCGAGGATGTCATGCCGCCGGAGCTCTTCGAGCGGGCCCAACCCGAGTACGTGGTACCCATGGCCCTCTACCTGTGCAGCGAGGCGTGCGACTGCAGCGGTGCCATTTTCAATGCCGGCATGGGTTACTTCAGCCGCGCGGCCGTGATGACCGGGCCGCCGGTGCAGCTCGGCGGCGACGACACGGTGCCCACCGTGGAGGACATCGCCGACCATTGGGAGCGCATCAACGACCTGCGCGGTGCCAAGGAGCTGGTCGACCTCAATGCCGCCACCGTGGACCTGATGACCCCGGTCCAGAAACCCTCTCCGGCCGCGGCAGGTTCCGAGGCCAAACCCGCCGCGGCGGCAGGCGGCGTCGACGTGCAGGCCATCTTCGACGGCCTGGCCGGGACCTTCAAGGCCGAGGCCGCCAAAGGCGTGGACGTGGTCTTCCAGTTCCTCATCTCCGGCAGCGGCGGGGGCGAGTGGTCGTGCACCATCCGCGACCAGACCTGCAGCGTGGCGCGCGGCCGTCACGACAAGCCCACCTGCACGCTCAAGATGGCCGCCGGGGATTTCGGCGCCATGATCGGCGGCCGCCTGCCGCCCATGCAGGCCTTCACCTCGGGCAAGCTCAAGATCGAGGGCGACGTGATGAAGTCCCAGCTGATCGAGAAGCTCTTTAAAATCGGATAG